In one window of Mercurialis annua linkage group LG4, ddMerAnnu1.2, whole genome shotgun sequence DNA:
- the LOC126678815 gene encoding uncharacterized protein LOC126678815 yields MRGRGSGRGSGRGSGRGCGQGDPTEPDAEAQQQAQAEGPVQPLQQREPGEPQAILDDQGRALVRPDRSRTLLLDSGPVSRAIRDIFRQCWFETGSAWRFLTADQREFYFQEFQKKFWWDTSAYSEELIRQVFMTHAATRYKDNIHKMKKLKAKHTSVNQEIWESWNAFWDTEKEKKKSEIARANRMSEPAGAGSGPVRHTGGSRSAIKLMDVMTKELGREPTATELYSRLHSTKADKRPVDKRAQDMTDFPEKWTGEGSSASPGEVNETQLFLDIEGVNKKHRVYGLGSASSRYAGPSSRTQRGSSSRTSQQTEEDIDRRVQAGIQEGLREVEQRLAEKQRQELAEQLAAARREQQESMAQLIREEIARLMPTLPSEHRPQFPPPPPDGGDTTDL; encoded by the exons ATGAGGGGAAGAGGCTCAGGCAGAGGTTCTGGCCGGGGATCAGGCCGAGGATGTGGACAGGGAGACCCTACCGAGCCCGACGCCGAGGCGCAGCAGCAGGCGCAGGCTGAAGGACCTGTTCAGCCTCTTCAGCAGCGCGAGCCTGGCGAGCCACAAGCTATTCTGGACGACCAGGGTAGGGCGTTGGTTCGCCCGGACCGTAGCAG GACATTGTTGCTGGACTCTGGGCCTGTTTCTAGGGCTATACGAGACATTTTCAGACAATGCTGGTTCGAGACTGGATCAGCATGGCGGTTTCTGACAGCGGACCAGAGGGAGTTCTATTTTCAAGAATTTcag AAAAAGTTCTGGTGGGATACGTCGGCCTACAGCGAGGAGCTCATCAGACAGGTCTTCATGACCCACGCAGCCACTCGGTATAAAGACAATATCCATAAAATGAAGAAGTTGAAAGCTAAGCACACATCTGTGAACCAGGAAATCTGGGAGTCCTGGAATGCTTTCTGGGACACagagaaagagaagaaaaagtCAGAGATAGCCCGGGCAAACCGGATGAGCGAGCCGGCAGGCGCTGGTTCTGGACCTGTCCGCCATACCGGGGGATCTCGCTCCGCTATCAAGCTTATGGATGTGATG ACTAAGGAGCTCGGCCGGGAGCCGACTGCGACGGAGCTGTACAGTCGCCTTCACTCAACGAAGGCTGACAAGAGGCCGGTCGACAAGCGGGCCCAAGACATGACT gacttccctgaaaaatgg ACCGGAGAGGGTAGCTCTGCGAGTCCAGGGGAGGTGAACGAGACCCAGCTGTTTCTAGACATtgagggcgtcaacaagaagcaCCGGGTGTACGGCCTAGGTTCGGCGAGCAGCAGATATGCAGGCCCGAGCAGTAGGACACAGCGAGGCAGCTCTTCCAGGACGTCCCAGCAGACAGAAGAGGACATCGATCGCCGTGTTCAGGCCGGCATTCAAGAGGGTCTGCGTGAGGTTGAGCAGAGGCTAGCAGAGAAGCAGAGACAGGAGCTGGCGGAGCAGCTGGCAGCTGCGCGGCGTGAGCAGCAGGAGAGCATGGCCCAGCTTATCCGTGAGGAGATCGCGAGGTTGATGCCTACACTCCCTTCAGAGCATCGACCACAGTTCCCCCCTCCCCCGCCAGACGGCGGCGACACTACAGATTTGTAG